In Vibrio japonicus, one DNA window encodes the following:
- a CDS encoding DUF3100 domain-containing protein, with product MNSLKGQLGNWRLHLLVIAIAVFAELVGVIKVPLGSSSVVLLPLFYAFIIGLVFNPNVVSAAKLILSSKQAEKATPIIIISVLPFLAKFGTLIGPSLNKIMAIGPAMIFQELGNLGTILIAMPVAILLLKMGRESVGACFSIAREPNIALISDKYGLKSPEGIGVMGVYVMGTMFGTLYFAILASLLASTEWFDVRALAMACGVGSGSMTAACSAALGESVPAMKEEILALAGASNLLTNATGLFVGLFIALPLTEKLYRLLAGNKMEKQAQQSGSDLNV from the coding sequence ATGAACAGCTTGAAAGGACAGTTGGGCAATTGGAGACTTCACCTTTTGGTGATTGCAATTGCGGTATTCGCCGAACTCGTCGGCGTAATCAAAGTGCCGTTAGGCAGCAGCAGTGTGGTACTGCTTCCCCTCTTTTACGCATTTATTATCGGTCTGGTTTTTAACCCGAATGTGGTCAGCGCCGCTAAGCTGATACTCAGCTCTAAACAGGCTGAAAAAGCCACGCCAATCATCATTATTTCTGTACTTCCTTTTTTGGCGAAATTCGGCACGTTAATCGGTCCTTCTCTGAATAAAATCATGGCGATTGGTCCGGCAATGATTTTTCAGGAACTTGGCAACCTCGGAACCATCTTGATAGCGATGCCCGTTGCTATTCTGCTATTAAAAATGGGACGCGAGTCGGTCGGCGCGTGTTTCTCTATCGCCCGTGAACCAAACATCGCACTGATTTCAGACAAATATGGCTTGAAGAGCCCAGAAGGCATCGGTGTCATGGGTGTGTACGTAATGGGCACCATGTTTGGTACGTTGTATTTTGCGATTCTGGCTTCTTTGCTTGCATCAACAGAATGGTTTGATGTCCGCGCACTGGCTATGGCATGTGGCGTGGGCAGTGGCAGTATGACGGCAGCGTGTTCAGCGGCGTTAGGTGAAAGTGTCCCAGCGATGAAAGAGGAAATTCTTGCACTGGCTGGTGCGAGTAACTTGTTAACTAACGCGACAGGTCTGTTTGTCGGGTTGTTTATCGCCCTACCTTTGACCGAAAAACTGTACCGCTTACTTGCGGGTAACAAGATGGAGAAACAAGCACAGCAGTCAGGGAGTGATCTAAATGTCTAA
- a CDS encoding DUF2860 domain-containing protein, whose protein sequence is MKAQLTLLSLAIASTPTMAKLSEHSGFSGEVSLSAGYVSSKSNFDTEGEKTVDQFNQEASTDSRITALPLGKLNYTFGHSLDKQVYIGTSREDIAIGALAVELGYKQQLGSGTIVDVSVLPSIMSGETWADPFVVNQTRQKTDEDGMAYRLKFTNIQGSHFSLDTAFGSKDIDEERSGVTQLTADQAKLLDRDSDWYYMRGSYRMPLGNSTYLVPALTYISADADGDANSYDSYRGEVSYATLLDRHKLAITAGYTHRSYDEIHPLFSKTREENVYSLFTAYEYRLGNEWRDWSVVALAGYKNTDANIKFYDKSQFLTSVGMSYHF, encoded by the coding sequence ATGAAAGCTCAACTCACACTACTCTCTTTGGCGATAGCTTCAACGCCAACCATGGCTAAGCTATCCGAACATTCAGGGTTTAGTGGTGAAGTTTCGTTAAGTGCTGGATATGTTTCGTCAAAATCCAACTTTGACACTGAGGGTGAGAAAACCGTAGATCAGTTCAACCAAGAAGCCTCTACTGACTCACGTATTACGGCACTCCCATTAGGCAAACTGAATTACACCTTTGGTCATTCACTCGACAAACAAGTCTATATCGGCACATCGCGTGAAGATATCGCGATCGGTGCTCTCGCCGTTGAATTAGGCTATAAGCAACAACTCGGCTCAGGCACCATCGTCGATGTTTCCGTCTTACCTAGCATTATGTCGGGAGAAACTTGGGCAGACCCATTTGTTGTTAACCAAACACGCCAGAAAACCGATGAAGACGGGATGGCTTATAGACTCAAATTCACCAACATCCAAGGCAGTCACTTTAGCCTTGATACCGCGTTTGGTTCTAAAGACATTGACGAGGAACGTTCAGGAGTCACTCAACTGACCGCCGATCAAGCCAAACTACTAGATCGTGATAGTGACTGGTATTACATGCGAGGTAGTTATCGCATGCCACTGGGCAATTCTACCTATTTAGTCCCAGCCCTGACTTACATCTCAGCAGATGCTGACGGTGACGCCAACTCCTATGATTCATACCGAGGTGAAGTATCTTATGCCACTCTATTAGATCGTCATAAGCTAGCGATCACGGCAGGTTACACCCATCGCTCATATGACGAGATACATCCTCTATTCAGCAAAACTCGTGAGGAAAATGTGTACAGCCTATTTACTGCATACGAATATAGACTTGGTAATGAATGGCGAGACTGGTCTGTGGTTGCGTTGGCAGGCTACAAAAACACGGATGCAAATATCAAGTTTTATGACAAAAGCCAGTTTTTAACTTCTGTTGGTATGAGCTACCACTTCTAA
- a CDS encoding LysR family transcriptional regulator, which translates to MDDRALKYFEVVAKTKSIRAASEILHVSPSAISRKVAQLEAQLDVQLLERVGRGVNLTESGIRLTEYIQDVNQRKNDFISQLSEIEHLQSGTLRISIGGGFISDLLNNAITQFSRLHPGVKLVLQVGGGDDVIDSIKNEDADIGLLLNAKHDPKVDVLYSCAFQELSLLVPNQSPWATLDACSPSQLSEIPLALLGESFSIRRAVNLYEARQQIRLKSLMECNSFEALKSFVEAGLGGTLLPKVCVTKELKSQCFVAVPVEGMHTLDASVDLVMRKGRLQNAAIKEMKSCIINRMCAFNASQSS; encoded by the coding sequence ATGGATGATAGAGCCTTAAAATATTTCGAGGTGGTCGCTAAAACCAAAAGTATTCGTGCAGCGTCGGAGATTCTGCACGTTTCTCCTTCTGCCATCAGTCGTAAAGTGGCTCAGCTTGAGGCTCAACTCGATGTGCAATTACTGGAACGAGTCGGTCGTGGCGTCAACCTTACCGAATCCGGTATTCGCCTGACCGAGTACATTCAAGACGTCAACCAGCGTAAGAATGACTTTATCTCGCAATTGTCGGAAATTGAGCATTTGCAGTCGGGTACTCTGCGTATCTCCATCGGTGGCGGCTTTATCTCCGATTTGCTCAACAACGCGATCACGCAATTTTCTCGCCTTCATCCTGGAGTGAAACTGGTGTTGCAAGTCGGCGGTGGAGACGATGTGATTGATAGCATCAAGAATGAAGACGCCGATATTGGTTTGCTGCTTAATGCCAAGCACGACCCAAAAGTGGATGTGCTGTACTCCTGTGCTTTCCAAGAGTTGAGCTTGCTGGTTCCGAATCAAAGTCCGTGGGCGACGCTCGACGCTTGTTCCCCTTCACAATTATCTGAGATCCCTTTGGCGCTGTTGGGCGAGTCTTTTAGTATTCGTCGTGCGGTGAATCTATATGAAGCCCGTCAGCAGATACGGCTCAAATCTTTAATGGAATGTAACTCTTTCGAGGCGTTGAAGAGCTTTGTCGAGGCTGGCTTGGGTGGAACGTTACTTCCCAAAGTTTGTGTGACGAAAGAATTGAAGAGTCAATGCTTTGTCGCTGTCCCTGTTGAGGGTATGCACACTCTTGATGCCTCCGTTGATCTTGTGATGCGCAAAGGCCGACTTCAAAATGCGGCGATCAAAGAAATGAAATCGTGCATCATCAACAGGATGTGTGCTTTTAACGCTTCACAGAGTAGTTAG
- a CDS encoding sporulation protein, protein MSLFKKTLASFGIGSAQVDSVLKQEVLYAGQKLSITIHVYGGSTAQEIDNIDVKLCCRYIKEVPANNNNDRDDGPMRRVPTTYVLAKWKLPYAFTIGHGEDREFNVELDVPWNTPVTIGDSKVWLETGLDIAMAKDPSDKDILTVRPDDLLDGVFTALEEQGLRIRQVECEAVDGFALPFVQEFEFVPTTGPFHGRWRELEIVAHRTDDELQMWFEIDRHREGAKGMLATLLGVGQLKRQLAIPLDTPPDEAGQKVLAYLDENS, encoded by the coding sequence ATGTCGTTATTCAAAAAAACGCTTGCGAGCTTTGGTATAGGTTCAGCGCAAGTGGACTCTGTCCTGAAGCAAGAGGTGCTGTACGCAGGCCAGAAATTGAGTATCACCATCCATGTATATGGCGGCTCGACAGCGCAAGAGATAGATAATATTGATGTGAAGCTTTGCTGTCGTTATATCAAAGAAGTCCCTGCTAATAATAACAATGACAGAGACGATGGACCCATGAGACGCGTGCCGACGACCTATGTGCTTGCCAAGTGGAAACTCCCTTATGCCTTTACGATCGGGCATGGTGAAGATAGAGAGTTTAACGTGGAATTGGATGTGCCATGGAACACACCCGTGACGATAGGTGACTCAAAAGTCTGGTTAGAAACTGGTTTGGATATCGCGATGGCGAAAGACCCAAGTGATAAAGACATCCTCACGGTTCGCCCTGATGATTTATTGGATGGTGTATTTACAGCGCTTGAAGAGCAGGGGTTAAGAATCAGACAAGTTGAATGCGAAGCAGTGGATGGCTTTGCGTTGCCATTTGTTCAAGAGTTTGAATTTGTGCCTACTACGGGGCCATTTCATGGCCGTTGGCGAGAGTTGGAAATAGTGGCGCATAGAACAGATGATGAGCTCCAGATGTGGTTCGAAATTGATCGTCATCGAGAGGGAGCCAAAGGGATGTTAGCGACTTTACTTGGTGTTGGTCAGCTGAAAAGGCAGTTAGCAATTCCGTTAGACACTCCACCTGATGAAGCTGGGCAGAAAGTGCTCGCTTATCTCGATGAGAATTCATAG
- a CDS encoding thiol:disulfide interchange protein DsbA/DsbL codes for MKKLLVLAATLIMSLSAHAAQFKEGQHFKVLDLEASAKPTVTEFFSFYCPHCHSFEPVIQQLKAQLPDNAKLQKNHVSFMGGNMGESMSKAYATMIALKVEDKMVPVMFNRIHNMRKAPKNDEELRQIFIDEGVDAIAFDAAFKGFAVDSMVRRFDKQFKDSGLSGVPAVVVNNKYLVQAQSIKTTDEYFELVNYLLTK; via the coding sequence ATGAAAAAGCTGCTTGTATTAGCTGCAACACTGATAATGAGTCTTTCTGCTCACGCTGCGCAATTTAAAGAAGGTCAGCATTTTAAAGTTCTAGATTTAGAAGCTTCGGCGAAACCAACAGTGACTGAGTTCTTTTCATTCTACTGCCCACACTGTCATTCGTTTGAACCTGTCATTCAGCAGCTAAAAGCACAGCTACCAGACAACGCAAAACTGCAAAAGAATCACGTTTCATTCATGGGCGGCAACATGGGCGAGTCTATGAGTAAAGCCTACGCAACCATGATTGCACTAAAAGTTGAAGATAAAATGGTGCCAGTGATGTTTAACCGCATCCACAACATGCGTAAAGCACCAAAAAATGACGAAGAACTTCGCCAAATCTTCATTGATGAAGGTGTGGATGCAATAGCATTTGACGCTGCATTTAAAGGCTTCGCAGTAGACTCTATGGTTCGTCGTTTTGACAAACAGTTTAAAGATAGCGGCCTATCTGGCGTTCCTGCGGTTGTAGTAAACAACAAGTACCTAGTTCAAGCACAAAGTATTAAAACAACGGATGAGTACTTTGAATTGGTAAACTACCTGCTGACTAAGTAA
- a CDS encoding M20 aminoacylase family protein encodes MTEYIKHHSEEHAQLVQWRRDIHAHPETAYEEFRTSEVVADILTNLGLKVHRGLGGTGVVATLHGSLGEGESIGLRADMDALDLDELNTFAHCSTHQGKMHACGHDGHTTMLLGAAVMLAKNPHFKGTVHFIFQPAEENEAGAKAMIEDGLFERFPVKEVYGLHNWPALPAGEAAVHDGAVMAAFDTFDIKIVGAGGHGAMPHDTIDPIYTASLIVNALQSVISRNLDPQKSGVISVTQINAGHAYNVIPEEVVFKGTTRSFCPQVRDLIESRMKEVVTSIAQAQGCKAEIVYTRRYPATINTPEEAAKCRAVLEQMPEISRLHLNPPASMGGEDFAFMLEQRPGAYIWLGNGSQEHTHNLHSPNYDFNDDVLPIGANFWVRLVQHLLTK; translated from the coding sequence ATGACAGAATACATCAAACATCACTCCGAAGAGCATGCTCAGCTTGTACAATGGCGACGTGATATCCATGCCCACCCAGAAACCGCCTATGAGGAGTTTAGGACGTCGGAGGTTGTGGCCGACATCCTAACTAACTTAGGTTTGAAGGTGCATCGTGGTTTGGGTGGTACTGGCGTGGTTGCCACTTTACACGGCAGTTTAGGAGAGGGCGAAAGTATTGGCTTACGAGCAGATATGGACGCACTCGACCTTGATGAGCTGAACACTTTTGCTCATTGCTCAACCCACCAGGGTAAAATGCACGCTTGCGGCCACGATGGTCATACGACCATGCTTCTGGGCGCTGCTGTCATGCTGGCGAAAAATCCGCACTTCAAAGGAACGGTGCATTTCATTTTCCAACCTGCGGAAGAAAATGAAGCGGGTGCAAAAGCGATGATTGAAGACGGCTTGTTTGAGCGTTTTCCTGTCAAAGAAGTGTACGGTCTGCACAACTGGCCGGCCTTGCCTGCTGGTGAAGCGGCAGTGCACGATGGTGCCGTAATGGCGGCGTTTGATACTTTTGATATCAAAATCGTCGGTGCAGGTGGACACGGTGCGATGCCGCACGACACCATAGACCCAATCTATACCGCCAGTTTGATCGTCAATGCTCTGCAAAGCGTGATTAGCCGTAACCTCGATCCACAAAAGTCGGGGGTGATCAGTGTGACGCAAATCAACGCGGGTCACGCGTATAACGTAATACCAGAAGAGGTGGTATTCAAAGGCACAACGCGTTCGTTCTGTCCTCAAGTTCGTGACTTGATCGAGTCGAGAATGAAAGAGGTGGTGACAAGCATTGCGCAGGCACAAGGGTGTAAGGCTGAGATTGTCTATACTCGACGTTATCCCGCGACGATAAACACACCAGAGGAAGCGGCAAAGTGTCGCGCAGTATTGGAACAAATGCCGGAGATCTCGCGTTTGCATCTGAACCCACCTGCAAGTATGGGCGGTGAAGATTTCGCGTTTATGTTGGAGCAACGACCGGGTGCTTACATCTGGTTGGGTAATGGTAGCCAAGAGCATACCCATAACCTGCACAGCCCGAACTATGATTTCAATGATGATGTTCTGCCTATTGGCGCGAACTTCTGGGTCAGGCTGGTGCAGCATTTACTGACCAAATAA
- a CDS encoding serine/threonine protein kinase has translation MTQQAFNFDALTPDFMWYALESIGIRAESGFLPLNSYENRVYQFTDEERKRYVVKFYRPERWSQEQIREEHNFTLELIESDIPVAPPIQINGMTLHQYQGYFFALFASVGGRQFEVDNLDQLEGVGRFLGRIHKVGSRTPFKHRPTIGLQEYLYQPRELLQQSQFIPMHLENAFFNDLDLLIKSIEEHWDESATIIRLHGDCHPGNILWRDGPMFVDLDDSRNGPAVQDLWMMLSGDRSEKTMQLDTILEAYQEFNDFNTSELKLIEPLRGLRMVHYMAWLAKRWQDPAFPIAFPWFNDPKYWEGQVLAFKEQISALNEPPLSLMPQW, from the coding sequence ATGACACAACAAGCTTTTAACTTTGATGCGCTTACCCCTGACTTTATGTGGTATGCCCTAGAGAGCATTGGTATTAGAGCCGAATCTGGTTTTTTACCACTCAATAGTTACGAAAACCGCGTCTATCAATTTACTGATGAAGAGCGCAAACGCTACGTCGTGAAGTTTTATCGTCCTGAGCGTTGGAGCCAAGAACAAATTCGAGAAGAACATAACTTCACCCTTGAGTTGATTGAATCAGATATCCCTGTCGCGCCTCCTATTCAGATTAACGGCATGACATTACACCAGTATCAAGGCTACTTCTTTGCCCTGTTTGCCAGTGTTGGTGGACGACAATTTGAGGTAGATAACTTAGATCAACTCGAAGGCGTCGGGCGCTTTCTTGGACGAATCCATAAGGTTGGATCTCGTACGCCATTCAAACACAGACCGACAATCGGCTTACAAGAATATCTATACCAACCGCGCGAACTGCTTCAGCAATCTCAATTTATTCCCATGCATCTGGAAAATGCATTTTTTAACGATCTAGATCTACTCATTAAATCGATAGAAGAACACTGGGACGAATCCGCCACTATTATTCGTCTCCATGGCGATTGCCACCCGGGAAATATACTATGGCGAGACGGACCGATGTTTGTCGACCTAGACGACTCGCGCAACGGACCAGCGGTACAAGATCTATGGATGATGCTAAGTGGCGATCGTTCTGAAAAGACGATGCAATTGGATACCATCTTAGAGGCATACCAAGAGTTCAACGACTTTAATACCAGCGAATTGAAACTTATTGAGCCTTTACGTGGTCTACGTATGGTGCACTATATGGCATGGCTAGCAAAAAGATGGCAGGATCCTGCTTTCCCTATCGCTTTTCCTTGGTTTAATGATCCAAAATATTGGGAAGGTCAGGTGCTGGCGTTTAAAGAACAAATTTCAGCGCTCAATGAACCACCGCTATCACTCATGCCACAATGGTAA
- a CDS encoding LysR substrate-binding domain-containing protein, whose amino-acid sequence MKLQQLRYIREIERNGYNISLTSQKLFTSQPGISKQVSLLEDELGVQIFERHGKHLSGPTEIGKQIIHEASQMLEVEERIKAISASVASPEQGRLNIYTTNAIAKFLLPESVRYFMNRYSKVSLHMGTIEPDTRGNSLPTGPYDFSIVAQDVDEQMDLAMLPAYKWSLSLIVPSDHPLATAETVTLEDIAKEKLISYELKSTGRIAIDNAFAQRGLDPQYIVTAMDVDVIKEYVSLGVGIGIIASVATHSINSSITVRSLEGLVPDCYAWLCYSKNIYLQRYMYDFIEKFAPHLTRPVIEDTAHMSKAELLKWFEGVQLPTYR is encoded by the coding sequence ATGAAGCTACAGCAACTTCGCTATATTCGTGAGATAGAGCGAAATGGATACAATATCTCTTTAACCTCTCAAAAGTTATTTACTTCCCAGCCAGGGATAAGCAAGCAAGTCTCGTTACTTGAAGACGAACTTGGCGTGCAGATATTTGAAAGGCATGGCAAACATCTATCTGGTCCGACGGAAATTGGTAAACAAATCATCCATGAAGCGAGTCAGATGCTTGAAGTGGAAGAAAGGATAAAAGCAATTTCTGCCAGTGTCGCTTCTCCTGAGCAAGGGCGATTGAACATCTATACGACCAATGCGATCGCAAAGTTCTTGCTGCCAGAAAGTGTCCGTTACTTTATGAACCGATACTCTAAAGTCTCTCTGCATATGGGTACGATAGAGCCGGATACGCGTGGTAACTCATTGCCGACCGGGCCTTATGACTTTTCTATTGTGGCACAAGACGTTGATGAGCAAATGGATTTGGCGATGCTTCCTGCGTACAAATGGTCATTGAGCTTAATTGTCCCTTCGGATCATCCACTCGCCACTGCTGAAACGGTCACGCTGGAAGATATTGCGAAAGAAAAACTCATCAGCTACGAGCTCAAATCAACGGGCCGAATTGCGATTGATAATGCGTTTGCACAGCGTGGCTTGGATCCTCAGTACATCGTGACCGCCATGGATGTGGACGTGATTAAAGAGTACGTGAGCCTAGGCGTTGGGATTGGGATTATCGCTTCAGTGGCGACGCACTCGATCAACAGTTCTATCACAGTACGCTCTTTGGAAGGCCTGGTGCCGGATTGTTATGCTTGGCTTTGCTACAGCAAAAATATTTATCTACAGCGTTATATGTATGACTTTATTGAGAAGTTTGCGCCTCACCTAACGCGCCCGGTGATTGAAGACACCGCACATATGTCTAAAGCTGAATTACTGAAATGGTTTGAAGGCGTGCAGTTGCCAACTTACCGCTAG
- a CDS encoding YihD family protein, which yields MKCHRIEELIELLEPEWQKDQELNLLQFLVKLASEAGYKGPLEELSDDVLIYHLKMRNSKSDEMIPGLKKDQENDFKTAILRARGVIE from the coding sequence ATGAAATGCCATCGTATAGAAGAGCTGATTGAGCTGTTAGAGCCTGAATGGCAAAAAGATCAGGAACTTAACTTACTACAATTTCTTGTCAAGTTAGCAAGTGAGGCAGGCTATAAAGGGCCGCTAGAAGAACTCTCAGATGATGTACTGATTTATCACCTGAAAATGCGTAACAGCAAAAGTGATGAAATGATTCCAGGGCTCAAAAAAGACCAAGAAAACGACTTTAAAACCGCCATCTTACGTGCACGTGGTGTCATCGAATAA
- a CDS encoding acyltransferase codes for MLFPFIFALNIVLVIFNSVLCSIAICLIALIKALLPTSQLKVKATSLANKVMWFWSTINAGILSATNHVEWEIEGGEELKKDGWYLLISNHLSWTDIVVLCSVFKDRIPMPKFFLKQQLLYVPFIGMACWALDMPFMRRYSREYLIRHPEKRGQDLETTRRSCEKFRNSPTTVVNYVEGTRFTAEKQRKSKSSYAYLLPPKTGGIAYTLAAMGEQFENIIDVTLAYPENTDKPFRDMLLGRMTKIVVRIKVLPVDEHVRGDYFNDKPFKRQFQQWLTGVWREKDDVLKDIHQRH; via the coding sequence ATGCTGTTCCCTTTTATTTTTGCTCTCAACATTGTACTCGTCATTTTCAACTCCGTGCTGTGCTCAATCGCAATATGCCTCATTGCTCTGATCAAGGCGTTGTTGCCCACTTCTCAACTGAAAGTCAAAGCAACCTCATTGGCCAATAAAGTCATGTGGTTTTGGTCAACGATCAACGCAGGAATTTTGTCTGCGACAAACCATGTTGAGTGGGAGATTGAGGGGGGTGAAGAACTCAAGAAAGATGGCTGGTATTTGCTGATCAGCAACCACTTAAGCTGGACTGACATCGTGGTACTTTGCAGCGTGTTCAAAGACCGCATCCCAATGCCAAAGTTTTTTCTCAAGCAGCAGTTATTGTACGTTCCATTTATTGGGATGGCTTGTTGGGCGCTGGATATGCCATTCATGCGTCGCTATTCGCGCGAGTATCTAATTCGCCACCCTGAAAAGCGTGGCCAAGATTTAGAGACGACTCGACGATCGTGCGAAAAATTTAGAAATTCACCAACAACGGTGGTGAATTACGTGGAAGGCACCCGATTTACAGCAGAAAAGCAGCGTAAGAGTAAATCAAGCTACGCATATTTGTTGCCACCGAAAACTGGCGGAATCGCGTATACGCTGGCCGCAATGGGTGAGCAGTTCGAGAATATTATCGATGTCACCTTGGCTTATCCAGAAAATACGGACAAACCCTTTAGAGATATGTTGCTGGGGCGGATGACCAAGATTGTCGTTCGTATCAAGGTATTGCCAGTTGATGAACATGTCAGAGGGGATTACTTCAACGATAAACCGTTTAAGCGCCAATTTCAGCAATGGTTAACGGGTGTGTGGCGAGAGAAGGATGACGTACTTAAGGATATTCACCAACGCCATTAA
- the ccoG gene encoding cytochrome c oxidase accessory protein CcoG, which yields MSQDKIDIKDVTPKTYNPKTHKNNGDRFNPSNRIYVRESKGTFQKLRRYGGWFLLVLFAMVPWIPYGDRQAILLDVGQQQFNFFGTTLYPQDLTLLALLFVISAFGLFFLTTFLGRVWCGYLCPQTVWTFMYIWFEEKLEGSANKRRKQDSGKLTANLAMRKGLKHLAWWAIALATGFTFAGYFVPIRELVVDFFTFNAEFWPVFWVLFFAACTYGNAGWMRSIMCIHMCPYARFQSAMFDKDTFIVGYDTKRGEKRGPRSRKADHKALGLGDCIDCDLCVQVCPTGIDIRDGLQYECINCGACIDACDHTMERMGYEKGLISYTTEHRLSGKHTKIMRPKLLGYGAALLVMIALFFAQIAAVDPAGLSVLRDRNQLFRTNSSGEVENTYTLKIINKTQQTQTYNLDVEGLSDVSWYGKQTVQVAPGEVLNLPMSLGVDPDNLSSSVSTIQFILSDSEDFTIAVESRFIKKL from the coding sequence ATGAGTCAGGACAAAATCGATATCAAAGATGTGACTCCTAAAACATATAACCCCAAAACTCATAAAAACAACGGGGATAGATTTAACCCGAGTAACCGAATTTATGTCCGTGAGAGTAAAGGGACGTTTCAAAAGCTACGTCGTTACGGCGGCTGGTTTTTATTGGTCTTGTTTGCGATGGTGCCATGGATTCCTTACGGTGACCGCCAAGCAATCTTACTGGATGTTGGCCAACAGCAATTCAATTTTTTCGGTACCACTTTATACCCACAAGATCTGACACTGCTCGCGCTGCTATTTGTGATCTCAGCATTCGGTCTATTTTTCCTTACGACCTTCTTAGGTCGCGTGTGGTGTGGTTACCTCTGCCCACAAACCGTCTGGACCTTCATGTACATCTGGTTTGAAGAAAAACTCGAAGGCAGTGCCAACAAACGACGTAAGCAAGACTCAGGAAAACTCACTGCTAACCTAGCAATGCGCAAAGGCTTAAAACACCTCGCTTGGTGGGCGATTGCCTTAGCAACAGGCTTTACTTTTGCGGGCTATTTTGTGCCAATTCGTGAACTGGTTGTCGATTTCTTTACCTTCAACGCAGAGTTTTGGCCAGTGTTCTGGGTATTATTCTTTGCGGCCTGTACCTATGGTAACGCGGGCTGGATGCGCTCAATTATGTGTATTCACATGTGCCCTTACGCACGCTTCCAATCTGCCATGTTCGACAAAGACACGTTTATCGTAGGTTACGATACAAAACGCGGTGAAAAACGCGGCCCTCGCTCTCGTAAAGCCGATCACAAAGCGCTTGGTCTAGGCGACTGTATCGACTGTGACCTATGTGTACAAGTGTGTCCAACTGGTATCGATATTCGTGATGGCTTGCAGTACGAATGCATAAACTGTGGTGCGTGTATTGACGCCTGCGACCACACGATGGAACGTATGGGGTACGAAAAAGGCCTGATCAGCTATACCACAGAACACCGTTTATCAGGGAAACACACCAAAATTATGCGTCCGAAGTTACTCGGTTACGGTGCTGCGCTTTTGGTGATGATCGCTCTATTCTTTGCCCAGATCGCGGCGGTCGATCCGGCTGGCTTGAGTGTTCTTCGAGATCGAAACCAACTGTTCCGAACCAATAGCTCTGGCGAAGTCGAAAACACCTATACGCTGAAGATCATCAACAAAACTCAGCAAACTCAAACTTATAACCTAGATGTTGAAGGCCTAAGCGACGTATCTTGGTACGGTAAACAAACGGTTCAAGTCGCGCCTGGTGAGGTACTCAATCTTCCGATGAGTTTAGGGGTAGACCCCGATAATCTAAGCTCTTCTGTTTCAACAATTCAGTTTATACTGTCTGATAGTGAAGACTTTACGATTGCAGTAGAGAGCCGCTTTATTAAAAAGCTATAA